One stretch of Pedobacter riviphilus DNA includes these proteins:
- a CDS encoding efflux RND transporter permease subunit, whose product MKITDISIKRPSLVIVVFTALTLLGLLSYFSLGYELLPKFSNNVVSISTIYPGASPNEVENTVTKKIEDAVSSMENIKKINSVSFESLSTVTITLTDAANIDISLNDAQRKVNAILSQLPEDVKTPSLSKFSLDDLPVITMSASANMDDITFYDLIDKRIAPVISRVNGIAQVNLVGGSEREIQVSLIADKLQGYNLSVPQVQQLILSSNLDFPTGSVKTQNQDVLIRLSGKYRSMEELRNLVLTTTKDGAQIRLGDVADVQDSQKETEKLARIDRKASIAIQIIKQSDANAVEVSKGVHAIIAKLKDEYKANNLDIRIVNDSSIFTLESADAVIHDLILAVILVAFVMLFFLHSLRNAIIVMVSIPVSLIATFIGISLFGFTLNLMSLLGLSLVVGILVDDAIVVLENIQRHMEMGKNKVRAASDATREIGFTVVSITFVIVVVFFPIAVSTGLVSNILRQFCIVVIIATLLSLVASFTIVPLIFSRFGKLERIEGKNLFGRFILWFEKQLKKFTLWITSILTWSLNHKALTLIIVVVMFFSSCGLLVGGFIGSEFFPKSDKGEFLVQLELPKDASLEQTNFLTQKAEAFLDKQPEITQLITTVGQSTGDFGGTQATAYKSEINVKLVERDQRKGVSSDIFATKMSRALAKELIGAKVKTVPISILGIAENAPIQLVVMGSDLDSALKYAEGAQKVLASIPGATEIKLSVEKGTPEINVQVDRDKMSAVGLTLQTVGSTMQTAFAGNTDGKYRKGEYEYDINIQYQNFNRQNIDDVRNLIFVNNAGAQIKLSQFATITEGSGPSQLERLNKSTSVSVKAQSIGRPTGTVVAEFQAKLEELQKNGKLKAPIGVSYSWAGDQENQSEGFGTLGIALLASIILVYLIMVALYDSFIYPLVVMFSLPLAVIGALLALALTNNSIGIFTILGLIMLMGLVAKNAIILVDFTNHLKAEGKETKEALVLANHARLRPILMTTIAMVFGMLPIALASGAGAEWKNGLAWVIVGGLTSSLFLTLIVVPVVYLIFDRMLERLGFNKKGKTIDELMVEPYDHKDVNEYDLDHGH is encoded by the coding sequence ATGAAGATAACAGACATATCTATAAAAAGGCCTTCGCTGGTGATTGTGGTATTTACCGCACTTACCTTGCTTGGGCTACTAAGTTACTTTTCGTTGGGTTATGAATTACTTCCAAAATTCTCTAACAACGTAGTATCTATTTCGACCATCTACCCTGGTGCTTCACCAAACGAGGTTGAAAACACCGTAACCAAAAAGATCGAGGATGCCGTATCATCAATGGAAAACATCAAGAAGATCAACTCTGTATCGTTTGAGAGTTTATCTACAGTTACGATTACCTTAACTGATGCAGCAAACATCGATATTTCCTTAAATGATGCACAAAGAAAGGTTAATGCCATTCTTTCTCAATTACCTGAAGATGTTAAAACGCCGTCATTGAGTAAATTCTCATTAGACGATTTACCGGTTATCACCATGTCGGCATCTGCCAATATGGATGATATTACCTTTTACGATTTAATTGATAAACGTATTGCTCCTGTAATTTCGAGGGTAAATGGTATTGCGCAGGTTAACTTAGTTGGTGGTTCGGAACGCGAAATTCAGGTTTCGTTAATTGCTGATAAACTACAAGGTTACAATCTTTCAGTTCCACAAGTGCAGCAATTAATTTTGAGTTCTAACCTAGATTTCCCTACAGGAAGTGTTAAAACCCAGAACCAAGATGTATTGATCCGTTTATCGGGTAAATACAGAAGTATGGAAGAATTAAGAAACCTGGTTTTAACCACTACCAAAGATGGTGCACAGATCCGTTTAGGTGACGTTGCCGACGTTCAGGATTCGCAAAAAGAAACTGAAAAACTAGCACGTATCGATCGTAAAGCATCTATCGCCATCCAGATTATCAAACAAAGTGATGCGAATGCGGTAGAAGTGAGTAAAGGTGTACACGCCATTATTGCTAAACTTAAAGATGAATACAAGGCTAATAACCTCGACATCAGAATTGTAAACGATAGTTCAATCTTTACTTTAGAATCTGCTGATGCGGTAATCCACGATTTAATTCTGGCGGTTATCCTGGTGGCTTTCGTAATGCTTTTCTTCTTGCACAGTTTACGTAACGCGATCATTGTAATGGTATCAATTCCGGTTTCATTAATTGCAACCTTTATCGGGATCAGCTTATTCGGCTTTACCTTAAACTTAATGTCGCTACTGGGGCTATCACTCGTGGTAGGTATCCTGGTGGATGATGCGATTGTGGTACTGGAAAATATCCAGCGACACATGGAGATGGGTAAAAACAAGGTGCGTGCAGCATCTGATGCAACACGTGAAATTGGTTTTACAGTAGTATCCATTACGTTCGTAATTGTGGTGGTGTTCTTCCCAATTGCGGTAAGTACCGGTTTAGTTTCAAACATCCTACGCCAGTTCTGTATTGTGGTAATTATTGCAACGTTACTTTCATTAGTGGCGTCATTTACTATTGTACCGCTTATCTTCTCTCGTTTTGGTAAGTTAGAACGTATTGAAGGTAAAAACTTATTTGGCCGTTTCATTCTCTGGTTCGAAAAACAGTTAAAGAAATTTACCCTTTGGATTACCAGCATTTTAACATGGTCGTTAAACCACAAAGCCTTAACATTAATTATTGTTGTGGTGATGTTTTTTAGCTCATGTGGATTATTGGTAGGCGGATTTATCGGTTCTGAATTCTTCCCTAAATCAGATAAAGGTGAGTTCTTGGTGCAGTTGGAGTTACCTAAAGATGCTTCTTTAGAGCAAACCAACTTTTTAACGCAAAAAGCTGAAGCTTTCTTAGATAAACAACCAGAAATTACACAGTTAATTACTACTGTAGGCCAATCAACCGGTGACTTTGGTGGTACACAGGCAACGGCTTATAAATCGGAAATTAACGTTAAACTTGTTGAACGCGATCAGCGTAAAGGAGTTTCATCAGATATTTTCGCAACCAAAATGAGTCGTGCACTGGCTAAAGAATTAATTGGTGCAAAAGTAAAAACTGTTCCGATCAGTATTTTGGGTATTGCAGAAAATGCACCGATCCAGCTGGTGGTAATGGGTTCTGATTTGGATAGCGCTTTAAAATATGCAGAAGGTGCACAAAAGGTACTTGCTTCTATTCCGGGTGCTACAGAGATTAAATTATCGGTAGAGAAAGGAACGCCTGAGATTAACGTTCAGGTAGACCGCGATAAGATGTCGGCAGTTGGCCTAACTTTGCAAACTGTAGGTTCTACCATGCAGACTGCTTTTGCGGGTAATACTGATGGTAAATACCGTAAAGGGGAGTATGAGTACGATATTAATATCCAGTATCAAAACTTCAACCGCCAGAATATTGATGACGTACGTAACCTGATTTTTGTAAACAATGCTGGTGCACAGATCAAATTATCACAATTTGCAACCATTACAGAAGGTTCTGGTCCGAGCCAGTTAGAGCGTTTAAATAAATCTACTTCCGTATCAGTTAAGGCACAGTCAATCGGTAGACCAACCGGAACGGTGGTTGCAGAGTTCCAGGCGAAACTAGAAGAGCTGCAAAAAAATGGCAAGCTTAAAGCACCAATTGGCGTAAGTTATAGCTGGGCGGGTGATCAGGAGAACCAGAGCGAAGGTTTTGGTACTTTAGGTATCGCTTTATTGGCTTCTATCATTTTGGTTTACCTGATTATGGTTGCGCTTTACGATAGTTTTATCTATCCACTGGTAGTAATGTTCTCGCTGCCTCTGGCGGTAATCGGAGCATTGTTAGCCCTGGCTTTAACCAATAACTCAATCGGTATCTTTACCATTTTAGGTTTAATTATGTTGATGGGTCTGGTAGCGAAAAATGCGATTATCCTGGTCGATTTTACCAACCACCTAAAGGCCGAAGGTAAAGAGACCAAAGAAGCACTTGTGCTGGCCAACCACGCACGTTTACGACCAATCTTAATGACAACTATCGCCATGGTATTTGGTATGCTTCCAATTGCTTTGGCAAGCGGGGCAGGTGCCGAATGGAAAAATGGTTTGGCATGGGTTATTGTAGGTGGATTAACCAGTTCATTGTTTTTAACTTTAATTGTAGTACCGGTGGTATACTTAATATTCGATAGGATGTTAGAGCGCCTTGGCTTCAATAAAAAAGGAAAAACTATCGATGAGTTAATGGTTGAACCATATGATCATAAAGATGTGAATGAATACGATTTAGATCACGGACATTAA
- a CDS encoding vitamin K epoxide reductase family protein encodes MILFKATKSNLESVLISLIRALKINVTAKTVETCLSDHPETPSLLALSDCLTSWNIENQAFGIPREDYDVNELLFPFVAHFPEKGGRFVLITNIASGVVQFSDEEHKNSTMPENEFLKRWDGIALHAETSAISGEKDYKQNQFKYLLQRLILPTGLILLISILGLIFYQQNISWSSAILSLTKLSGITVSILLLIQSINSNNPFVQNLCSLGGKNNCNAILKSNAAKITSWLSWSEVGFFYFTGSFLLLLINPANTATLAWLNVLAIPYTIYSISYQYRNKNWCILCCTVQALLWFELIINLTSGYLFISIDFSLINIALFAICFLFPIVVWSFLKPFFLESTQLKPIQQQLKTFKYNSDLFKQALTNQPRYAVSDELLPVLMGNAEADTVITMVSNPFCGPCSRAHKTIEEWLQTRDDIQLKVIFSTADHDHDSGTKMARHITALSLMNDQQVTEKALNAWYDQSSKKFESWAEQFPVTIVDEVANVTEKHRAWCKMAEITFTPTILINGYKLPEPYRLEDLKYLIN; translated from the coding sequence ATGATATTATTCAAAGCAACCAAATCAAATTTAGAAAGTGTATTAATATCTCTGATCAGGGCTCTGAAAATTAATGTTACGGCAAAAACTGTTGAAACATGTTTGTCAGACCATCCCGAAACGCCGAGTTTACTTGCTTTAAGCGACTGCTTAACCAGTTGGAACATCGAAAATCAGGCATTTGGGATACCGCGCGAGGATTATGATGTAAACGAGCTGTTATTCCCGTTTGTTGCCCATTTCCCAGAAAAAGGTGGGCGTTTTGTTCTGATCACTAACATTGCTTCTGGAGTAGTTCAGTTTTCTGATGAGGAACACAAGAACTCAACCATGCCAGAGAATGAATTTTTAAAACGCTGGGACGGTATCGCGCTTCATGCTGAGACATCGGCGATAAGTGGTGAGAAAGACTACAAACAAAATCAGTTTAAATACTTATTACAACGTCTGATATTACCAACAGGTTTAATATTATTAATCAGTATTTTAGGATTGATATTTTATCAACAAAATATATCGTGGTCTTCTGCAATCTTATCATTAACCAAATTAAGTGGTATAACCGTAAGTATTTTGCTGTTAATTCAGAGTATAAATTCAAACAATCCCTTTGTTCAAAATTTATGTAGTCTAGGAGGAAAAAATAATTGCAATGCTATTTTAAAGTCTAATGCTGCAAAAATTACTTCATGGCTAAGTTGGAGCGAAGTTGGCTTCTTTTACTTTACAGGCTCTTTTTTACTCTTATTGATTAATCCTGCCAATACTGCTACTTTGGCGTGGCTTAATGTACTTGCAATTCCATATACCATTTATTCAATTTCCTATCAATACAGAAATAAAAACTGGTGTATATTGTGCTGTACGGTTCAAGCATTGCTTTGGTTTGAACTTATAATAAATCTTACTTCCGGTTATTTGTTCATAAGCATTGATTTTTCACTTATTAATATTGCGCTTTTCGCTATTTGTTTTCTTTTTCCAATTGTGGTATGGTCATTTCTTAAACCTTTCTTTTTGGAATCTACACAACTAAAACCAATACAGCAACAGCTTAAAACATTTAAATACAATAGCGACCTATTTAAACAGGCTCTAACCAATCAACCTCGTTATGCCGTGAGTGATGAACTTTTGCCTGTTTTAATGGGGAACGCCGAAGCAGATACAGTAATTACAATGGTAAGCAATCCTTTCTGTGGACCATGTAGCAGGGCACATAAAACAATAGAGGAATGGCTGCAGACCAGAGATGATATTCAGTTAAAAGTTATTTTTAGTACGGCCGATCATGATCACGACTCAGGGACTAAAATGGCCCGACACATTACAGCATTGAGTTTAATGAATGATCAACAGGTAACAGAGAAAGCTTTAAATGCCTGGTACGATCAATCAAGTAAGAAATTTGAAAGTTGGGCAGAGCAATTTCCCGTAACAATTGTGGATGAAGTGGCGAACGTGACAGAAAAACACAGGGCTTGGTGCAAAATGGCAGAAATAACCTTTACACCAACGATTTTAATTAATGGATATAAACTTCCGGAACCTTATCGGTTAGAAGACCTAAAGTATCTGATTAACTAA
- a CDS encoding TetR/AcrR family transcriptional regulator, producing the protein MIVADKKREQIIDGAIKRFIHFGIGKTTMNDIAEDLSVSKPSLYYYFPDKKHLIIGVIERVFNDFFELIKKKYNPDQPLEEILFSTIDVRNTFFQKYYMLRINEGIPDLLNDDVIKGKLNALKGSEKEFFAEIFSQAKTKGEIEHDDTAHVAELYLESLMGLCTMCIMETGKDLFPDKKAFNRMTLKQKNLTTIFVRGLRCAD; encoded by the coding sequence ATGATTGTAGCCGATAAAAAGAGAGAGCAAATTATTGATGGCGCTATAAAACGCTTTATCCATTTTGGTATTGGTAAAACCACAATGAATGATATAGCAGAAGATCTTTCTGTTTCCAAACCATCGCTTTATTATTATTTCCCAGATAAGAAGCATTTAATAATTGGAGTGATAGAAAGGGTATTTAACGACTTCTTTGAGTTGATCAAAAAGAAATACAATCCCGATCAGCCTTTAGAAGAGATCCTTTTTAGCACCATAGATGTTAGAAATACCTTTTTTCAAAAATATTACATGTTAAGAATTAACGAAGGTATTCCTGATCTATTAAACGATGATGTGATAAAAGGCAAGTTAAACGCACTTAAAGGCTCCGAAAAAGAATTCTTTGCAGAAATTTTCAGTCAGGCAAAAACAAAAGGAGAAATAGAGCACGATGATACCGCACACGTTGCAGAACTTTACCTGGAAAGCTTGATGGGTCTTTGTACCATGTGTATTATGGAAACAGGTAAAGATCTTTTCCCGGATAAAAAAGCATTTAATAGAATGACGCTAAAGCAAAAGAACCTCACGACCATATTTGTGCGGGGTTTAAGGTGCGCAGACTAA
- a CDS encoding efflux RND transporter periplasmic adaptor subunit encodes MKRVITIIIVVVVALGAIAYVLSNNKKKNEEKTAFIAKGGGAVAVRVAQVERKAVNLDFSANGNFIPKQELNFLSENAGRVTAIYVDEGDRVSKGQVLARVDAEIINTDRETAEANYQNAVKDEARYQSSFQTGGVTQQQLDQAKLATRNAKLRLQASQRRLSDANIKSPINGIVNKRYIEVGAFVNTQGTQLFELVDVSKLKLKVNVNESQVANLKIGDQIEIKSSVFPTDNFSGKITFIAAKADATLNFPIEIEVENSHKNTLKAGMYGTAIFKFPKQAPSILIPRTSFVGSVSSNQVFVLDKSNNTSKTRNVVAGRILGDNVEILDGLKEGETVITSGQINLTEGAAVSIVK; translated from the coding sequence ATGAAAAGAGTAATTACCATAATTATCGTAGTTGTTGTTGCCCTTGGTGCAATAGCTTATGTTTTAAGCAACAATAAAAAGAAGAACGAAGAAAAAACTGCTTTCATTGCCAAAGGTGGTGGCGCTGTTGCCGTTCGTGTTGCTCAGGTAGAGAGAAAAGCTGTGAATTTAGATTTCAGTGCAAACGGAAACTTTATTCCTAAACAAGAACTTAACTTCTTATCAGAAAATGCAGGTCGTGTTACAGCTATTTATGTTGACGAAGGCGATCGTGTAAGCAAAGGACAGGTTTTAGCCCGTGTTGATGCTGAAATTATCAATACAGATAGAGAAACTGCAGAAGCTAACTACCAGAACGCAGTAAAAGATGAGGCCAGATACCAAAGCTCTTTTCAAACTGGCGGTGTTACCCAACAGCAGTTAGACCAGGCTAAACTGGCTACAAGAAATGCAAAGCTTCGCTTACAGGCTTCACAAAGAAGATTAAGTGATGCGAATATTAAATCGCCAATCAACGGTATTGTGAACAAAAGATACATCGAAGTTGGTGCTTTCGTAAATACTCAAGGCACTCAATTGTTCGAACTGGTTGATGTTTCTAAATTAAAATTGAAGGTAAACGTGAACGAATCGCAGGTTGCCAATCTTAAAATCGGCGATCAGATCGAGATCAAATCTTCAGTTTTCCCAACTGATAATTTCTCTGGAAAGATAACTTTCATCGCTGCTAAAGCTGATGCAACACTAAACTTCCCAATTGAAATTGAAGTTGAGAATAGCCACAAAAACACTTTAAAAGCCGGTATGTACGGAACTGCCATATTTAAGTTTCCTAAACAAGCACCAAGCATCCTCATTCCACGTACTTCGTTTGTGGGAAGTGTGAGCAGCAATCAGGTTTTCGTGTTGGATAAATCTAACAACACATCTAAAACCCGTAACGTTGTAGCAGGCCGTATTTTAGGAGATAATGTTGAAATTCTTGATGGCTTAAAAGAAGGTGAAACTGTAATCACTAGTGGACAGATTAACTTAACTGAGGGCGCTGCCGTTAGTATCGTAAAGTAG
- a CDS encoding peptidase domain-containing ABC transporter → MKNFPIYKQPDQMDCGPTCLRMISKYFGKNFSLQRLREISGINREGVSLLGISEAAEKIGFRTIGVKVPMSEVKEVELPVILHWDQNHFVVLYKIKGDKYFIADPAKGFIEYSQKEFSKHWLSTSSLEQYEGVMLILSPTPDFYIQEGDKNQGLDISYLLKYLYTYKQLVIQLFVGLGVGSLLQLILPFLTQSVVDVGINTRNLNFIYIILIAQTMLFIGRMSVDFIRSWILLHISTRINISILTDFLIKLMKLPMGYFDTKMTGDILQRMNDQKRIESFLTGSTLNVIFSMFNLVVFAIVLAYYNVTIFIIFLVSSVLYSLWIIFFLKRRRALDFKRFDISAKNQSAVVQLINGMQEIKLNNCEQQKRWEWERIQAGLFRFNVKSLALGQYQQVGTFFINEGKNILITFLVAKSVIDGQLTLGAMMAVQYIIGQLNSPIEQMLSFIQQLQDAKISLERLNEIREMDDEEPIDKKFIKDLPLDKSVSFQNLSFTYPGAGNEPVLSQINLNIPEGKTTAIVGMSGSGKTTILKLLLRFYEPQKGDIKIGNAYLNQVSFKYWRGLCGVVMQDGFIFSDSIAKNIAVGDEYPDMAKLKHAIQVANINDFVESLPLGLDTKIGSEGNGVSQGQKQRILIARAVYKNPEYIFFDEATNALDANNEKAIMENLESFFKGRTVVVVAHRLSTVKNADNIVVLDKGVIIEQGTHEELTYKKGEYYQLVKNQLDLGS, encoded by the coding sequence TTGAAAAACTTCCCCATATATAAACAACCTGATCAAATGGACTGTGGTCCAACCTGTTTGCGCATGATCAGCAAATACTTCGGTAAAAATTTTAGTTTACAACGATTACGTGAAATTTCGGGAATAAACCGCGAAGGTGTTTCGTTATTAGGCATTAGCGAAGCTGCCGAAAAAATTGGTTTTCGTACAATAGGTGTTAAAGTTCCTATGAGTGAGGTTAAAGAAGTGGAGCTTCCGGTAATTTTGCATTGGGATCAGAATCACTTTGTGGTGCTCTATAAAATTAAAGGGGATAAATATTTCATCGCCGATCCTGCCAAAGGATTTATAGAATACTCGCAAAAAGAATTTTCTAAACACTGGTTAAGTACAAGTTCTCTCGAACAATATGAAGGTGTGATGTTAATACTTTCACCAACACCCGATTTTTATATTCAGGAAGGAGATAAAAATCAGGGGTTAGATATTAGTTACCTTTTAAAATATTTATATACATATAAACAGCTTGTAATACAGCTTTTTGTTGGTCTTGGTGTGGGTAGTTTATTACAGCTTATTTTGCCCTTTCTTACCCAATCGGTTGTCGATGTAGGAATTAATACCCGTAACCTTAATTTTATTTACATCATCCTCATTGCCCAAACCATGTTGTTTATTGGTCGCATGAGTGTTGATTTTATACGTTCATGGATTTTGTTACACATCAGTACAAGGATTAACATTTCTATACTAACTGATTTTCTCATAAAACTGATGAAATTGCCAATGGGCTATTTTGATACCAAAATGACCGGGGATATTTTACAGCGCATGAATGATCAGAAAAGGATTGAGAGCTTTTTAACCGGATCGACGTTAAATGTTATTTTTTCGATGTTTAACCTGGTTGTTTTTGCAATTGTACTGGCTTATTATAATGTTACCATATTTATTATTTTCCTGGTCAGCAGTGTGCTGTACAGTTTGTGGATTATATTTTTCCTGAAAAGAAGGCGTGCCCTCGATTTTAAACGCTTTGATATCTCGGCAAAAAATCAGAGTGCGGTTGTACAGCTGATTAATGGTATGCAGGAAATTAAACTGAACAATTGTGAACAGCAAAAACGCTGGGAATGGGAGCGCATTCAAGCAGGGCTTTTCCGTTTTAATGTAAAAAGTTTGGCACTCGGTCAATATCAGCAGGTAGGGACATTTTTTATTAATGAGGGTAAAAATATTCTTATTACTTTCTTGGTAGCTAAATCCGTTATAGATGGACAGTTAACACTGGGGGCAATGATGGCGGTTCAGTATATTATTGGGCAGCTGAATAGCCCCATTGAGCAAATGCTGAGTTTTATACAACAACTACAGGATGCTAAAATTTCATTGGAGCGTTTAAACGAAATCCGGGAAATGGATGATGAAGAGCCTATAGATAAAAAATTTATCAAGGATTTGCCACTGGATAAAAGCGTTAGCTTTCAAAATTTATCTTTTACCTACCCTGGTGCAGGAAACGAACCTGTTTTGTCGCAAATAAACCTGAATATACCTGAAGGTAAAACTACGGCTATTGTAGGGATGAGCGGAAGCGGAAAAACTACGATTCTTAAACTTTTACTTCGTTTCTATGAACCGCAAAAAGGAGATATTAAAATTGGAAACGCTTATTTGAACCAAGTAAGTTTTAAGTACTGGCGGGGATTGTGTGGGGTAGTGATGCAGGATGGCTTTATCTTCTCAGATAGTATTGCAAAAAATATTGCGGTTGGAGATGAATATCCAGACATGGCTAAATTAAAACATGCCATCCAGGTAGCTAATATTAATGATTTTGTGGAAAGCCTGCCTTTAGGTTTGGATACTAAGATTGGCTCGGAAGGTAATGGTGTTAGTCAAGGGCAGAAGCAGCGTATCTTAATTGCTAGGGCTGTATACAAAAATCCGGAATATATCTTTTTTGACGAAGCGACAAATGCACTCGATGCGAATAACGAAAAAGCAATTATGGAAAACCTGGAGAGTTTTTTCAAAGGTCGTACGGTAGTGGTGGTGGCACATAGATTAAGTACTGTTAAAAATGCGGATAACATTGTGGTATTAGATAAGGGGGTGATAATAGAGCAGGGAACACACGAAGAACTGACTTATAAAAAGGGAGAATATTATCAGTTGGTTAAGAATCAACTGGATTTAGGGTCTTAA
- a CDS encoding sterol desaturase family protein: protein MSVLINILIVLFTIISMECLSWFIHKYLFHGPLWFMHKSHHQKSKSFFEWNDLFALLFAVVSLFLMYKDRNNFGYGFFIGLGISIYGVIYFIVHDWFVHRRFTTFKSNSAYLRAVRKAHHLHHKSRGKDKGKAFGLLFFNKKIQ, encoded by the coding sequence TTGTCTGTATTAATTAACATTTTAATTGTACTATTTACCATTATTTCCATGGAGTGTTTGTCGTGGTTTATACACAAGTATTTATTCCACGGTCCCCTGTGGTTTATGCATAAAAGCCACCATCAAAAGTCTAAATCCTTTTTCGAATGGAACGATTTGTTTGCCCTGCTGTTCGCAGTGGTTTCCTTATTTCTGATGTATAAAGACCGAAACAATTTCGGTTACGGATTTTTTATTGGTTTAGGGATTAGCATTTATGGTGTGATTTATTTCATTGTACACGATTGGTTTGTACACCGGCGTTTTACAACTTTTAAAAGTAATAGCGCCTATCTGCGTGCCGTGAGAAAAGCGCACCACCTACACCACAAAAGCAGGGGTAAGGATAAAGGAAAAGCTTTCGGACTACTGTTCTTTAATAAAAAGATTCAATAA
- a CDS encoding TolC family protein, whose protein sequence is MLRVKTVKLMLILLIGTVLPQLAVAQQQVTLKDALTFALQNNTKVRNSKLDIEGGRYKVEEVRAQALPQLTGNVGLTYNPIIGQLVANFGGQTQAIKLGQNWNSTAGVQLSQQLFNQQVFTGLQAARSSEEYYSLTSKLTEEQIIELVANNYYQVLVNRQQLNVIDTNIKNVKVVEKIVGNQYKNGLARKIDVDRISVNLTNLNTQREQVINAITQLENQLKFSMGMPVSTPISLPATELTEVTTLPVFTDSIDLANRTEVKLLDNQDKLLSLQRKAYVAEYYPSLALTGNYTYSSQSDGFDFLKSNAAAIGYGASAIGLTLKVPIFNGFLTRSKIRQADVDIRKAKENRKESVNSLNLAYENAKIQLRNNINTIKSQRKNADLAQEIYKSTQNNYNNGLASLTDLLDTENALTSAQNSYTQALLNYKIAEIQLIKSNGNIKSLVQ, encoded by the coding sequence ATGCTTAGAGTAAAAACGGTAAAATTAATGCTCATACTGCTAATCGGTACGGTTTTACCGCAGCTGGCAGTTGCTCAGCAGCAAGTTACCTTAAAAGATGCGCTAACCTTTGCGCTCCAAAACAACACCAAAGTCCGAAACTCGAAACTGGATATCGAAGGCGGAAGATATAAGGTAGAAGAAGTAAGGGCCCAGGCCTTACCTCAGCTTACTGGAAACGTAGGCTTAACTTATAACCCTATTATCGGCCAGTTGGTTGCAAATTTCGGTGGACAAACACAGGCGATTAAGCTGGGCCAGAACTGGAATTCGACCGCAGGTGTTCAACTTTCACAACAGTTATTTAACCAACAGGTTTTTACCGGTTTACAGGCTGCGAGATCAAGCGAGGAATATTACAGCCTTACTTCAAAATTAACAGAAGAGCAGATAATCGAGCTGGTGGCCAACAATTACTACCAGGTTTTGGTAAACAGACAACAGTTAAATGTTATCGACACCAACATTAAAAATGTAAAGGTGGTGGAAAAAATTGTGGGTAACCAATATAAAAATGGTTTGGCAAGAAAAATTGATGTCGACCGTATTAGTGTGAACCTAACCAACCTGAACACGCAGCGCGAGCAGGTAATCAATGCGATTACCCAACTAGAAAATCAATTGAAATTTTCGATGGGCATGCCGGTTTCTACACCGATCAGTTTACCTGCTACCGAATTAACAGAAGTGACTACTTTACCTGTATTTACAGATTCTATAGATCTGGCCAACAGAACAGAGGTTAAACTTTTAGATAACCAGGATAAACTTTTATCACTACAAAGAAAAGCTTATGTTGCGGAATATTACCCATCACTGGCTTTAACGGGTAATTATACCTACTCGAGCCAAAGCGATGGTTTCGATTTCTTAAAATCGAATGCTGCTGCGATCGGATATGGCGCATCGGCAATTGGCTTAACTTTAAAAGTGCCGATTTTTAACGGTTTTCTAACGCGTTCAAAAATCCGCCAGGCAGATGTAGATATTAGAAAAGCGAAAGAAAACAGAAAAGAATCTGTAAACTCTTTAAATCTGGCTTATGAGAACGCGAAGATCCAATTGCGCAATAACATCAACACCATTAAATCGCAACGTAAAAATGCCGATTTAGCGCAAGAAATCTACAAAAGCACCCAAAACAACTATAACAACGGTTTGGCTTCTTTAACCGATCTTCTGGATACAGAAAATGCACTTACATCGGCACAGAACAGCTACACACAGGCTTTATTGAATTACAAAATAGCCGAAATACAATTAATCAAATCAAACGGAAATATTAAATCGCTAGTACAATAG